The genomic region ttgaaagaaatattaacaatctcttcttgaagtagggtatcctcatgagtagagccaatttggggaggtaaggtgttattaagggaattgtcaatcatatcaccctcttttaccataatatcatcttctttcaccaaggtactttcatCGGGGACAAAAAAATTAAGGGAATAATCAACATCATtgtccaatggttcatcccaaatagggagaccattgagagaagtgttaaaaatataTTCTTGCACTATGATGTCCTCATGGGTAGGGAAAATTTGGGAGAGGGAATAGCACTATTTATTAATActtcatctttagaagggagagcattaataaaggtgttatttaaatcatcctcttgcctcaaaatgtccttAGGATCATCATTAGGAAGGGGTGAAGTGTTAGAACAAGATCTAAGAAACTTTTATAATGCAAAGACAAGTCGATTGAGGGTCGACATGTCACCTTAAGAAAATGCAATGCAAGTAAAGAAAGTAAACTAAATGTATCAACAATGAAGTGATTGTGTGATTAACTAAGTGCAAGCATATAAACATATAAAATTTAAGAACACACAATGCATATaacaatatttttgatatttttttatctttttgataGAAAAGAAACATGCAACAAAAAGATCTAATCATAAAATGCAAATGTAAGaaggttgggttcaccaaaatgcgaTGGATAAAAATGGAATCGGGTGGATAAAAATGCTAAAATATATTGtttgtcaatttttaaattttaataatttatgaTATTAATTTgatatttcaaatatttaattatttttagccgATAGGCTTTACTTGGCGAGAATGCCCACCAGAATTGTATGCTATCTTACATTGTTTTTTTGGCACTGTCGAGAATTTTGTTGGGGAACAACTCATGTGCCTTATTATTGTACAGTACGTGTATATATCTTAGATTAATCTTGCAATGAACAACAAACATGTCAAGCGTAAATACAATGTTGGCTAGGTGCAACAATTTCCCAAATAATTGAGACCATGTCATAGTGGCATGTAAGAATTCATTATAATAGTAAAAGCAATAGAAACACAACCGATCCAAACAATTTCAAACAGTGAGATAAACTCATATTCTGTTATAgagaatttttatttcaaaatagtGTTCATTCGTGTCATGTTATAAACTCATTTTGCTCTAAAGAATTTTAATTTCTATGCTAAATGACCTTTCATTTATAGGGTTCCTAGAAAATCATCTTTTCTAGTTTTCAGTTGTGTTTCTCTTTCGTACTAATTTAATTGTCTCCTCCATTTATGTGATCAAGTTTTCTGAAAAGCAAAGCATCAAATTTTTACAAGCGAAGTCCTCTACTTGGTATCTTTGGATAACTATAGTTGAGAGCAAagattaatattaaatttaaatcaaGGAAGTAATAGAtttgtgatggatgaaaatggaatcaagtggaCTAgcacctaatcccactctcattcatacattggaatatgaaacAGCCTAAGGATttgattcactttgactaactcttgtgaagagagtcaagggatacctttagggtttctattccttcgttgataTGAAAGGGAATGTACTCAATATAGGAGAATGCAAAGCTATGCTAATAGGATGAACGAAATCAACTAGAAGAGCAGAACTAATAGCCTGATACAGAGATGAAACTGAAACACCAAGTATAGATCTAGAAAGGGAATTCTAATGCACACCCGACACTGAAATTTGGGCTTGATTTAacaggaccagggtgttgggcactctggtcccaaaGACTGTACTCAGCCAGAAACTAGGAATCTACAGATTGAAGTGCTCCAGGTCAAAACTGCCAAATTTTGCACTCGACTAaggaggactagggcattgggcgaTTTTCTCCTGAGGGCCAGGGTGTTGGACGATATAGTCCCAGAGATCTGAGGCCAAATTCTGAAAATGGGTTTGTGATAGATTGTTGAGATCTCTCAAAAAGTACCCTTCGATGAAAACCTGTACTTGTGCCTACAAACTAGAAAATGGTGtatttgtggctatatagggtttttccttagtcaaaccccttttttgggtgattccacctccacaaatagccaataaagtaTTGAAAAGTATGTGTGTCCTAGGATCTCATATGTTTGTAAGTTtcctatgagctaaaatgcaaaattagagttctaccctatgtttggattaaaaaccctaaatgaacataatgtacatgcttcaaatcacaaatgcaatgtagatctaaagcaataatataAATTGGAAAATGAATGATATGTAGATCTGAAAACCAACATAGAGatataaaaataacatgaaaccataccaaaccctaagggaaaggtacaagccaatcattagttagtgatctccttattattcttcaacatctcataagcttccatgattgatgaaaaatattgatgaagacttgatgaatgatgaagttactgattgaagacttcacatgatttaacctacactttcacttcataagaggctccttcaattgcttgattgttggatccttcaaatgaggaaagcaaaggttatatatatgaaaccctaaatttaatttttatcatAGGCCGATGTAGAATTGATGAAATTTCGCACAAAGcgggatttgaacattataataccaccagaTTAAGCTCtcgaaattcggggagaaaaagtcaGGAGCATAGCGATGGTTGCTACGATCCAACTGACTCTTTTCCAAATTTCTAGAGAAACCAAatatcatgattacaaagtcaaatACAACTTAGTGTGTCAATACAAGGTGTTTAGATGTGTGAAAATGCACCTTGAAGGTCAAAATTAGGACTttattaggattaattgaaatgaaataaaaaggggcacaattAGTGTTAAGGGtccaattttataatatgtgaattgatgagagaggaATATAGATTTAATTTAAATGCTTAAAGAAAgcttgaaaattaaaaaatgcaatggaatacataaggtgagtgctaacctaagtgtggaattggacaacgctaattaagggtgtacaatttatggcTACAAGACTATATTAATTTTAAATGAATCTAAATAACTATAGTCGAGAGAAaagattaatattaaaattaaattgagGAAGTAATAGACGATATTTAGGAAGTTGTGAGCTGTAAAAACCTTAGAGTTATACGGCCGTGGATAATGGAGTTGTGATATGATCTTCTAACATATTTCATTTCATAAGAGGAAACGAATTCAATAGTGAGTTTTTTTAATTGAACAATGATTTTCGTGATTATTTTAAAGGTTTGTCTTGCATTTAAATTAAGTGATATTGCCAAGGAAGATTATAATATAAGATAGTATAAGATAATATTATGGAATCTCAAAAATATTATGATATAAGATAGTATTATGGAATCTCAAAAATATTATGATATAAGATAGTATTATGGAATCtcaaaaatattatgatttaaatattttttggtttttatgtTATTGGAGCAACAAAGTTACTCCCAGTTAGTTTCATCCGTTTTGCTAAGTAACACTAATGGTTATCATGCAAATGCATATATTAAACAAAATTGGGTGAAGGTCATCATCAtagttattttattataatttgagTAGACGAACTATTAAACATATATGATAACATtttattattcaattttagtcACTTCTCGAAGCATTTAGGGTAACTAAAATTATATGGTTTTAGCATAGTTCCTTTATGAGAAATAGAGAATGTTCATTCCAGCATAAAATATGTAAAGAAAAGAGTGATAATAATAAGGTCGAAAAATAATCAGATTATATGTTTTTACCATTGTTCCTTGAACATATACATTCACACACATTGTGAAGCCACTTATAAAACATTTTTGGCCTATGTTTTGACAAATGTTCAAATAATCATAAGGATTTTAGCCTTTTTAAActacaaataataataattataaagaGCCTCCTATAATCTGATTTGGGTCCAATTAGGGCTATGATTAAAttaaggttcaattagggttaggggtaGGTTTCAAtcagggttagggttcaattatgactACAATTTATATTAGAGTTAGCATAATTAGTATTAGTATTCGAATTCTATGATAAAAATTAAGATTATGATTAGTTTTGGGTTTGAAATAAGATAAGGGTTGGGGTTCAATCATGGTTAGAATTTAATTTAAGGTTAGAGTCCTAATTCAATGAAAaagctttagaaaatttcaagcaaatgcaattggtagttGTGAAGTTGAATTGTACAACCTTTAAAAGCATCCTCCTACGTGTGCCAAAATTGTAAATACTTCAAGTAGGACTATATCCACCACCCCAATAATATTGAGTTTTTTAAAACTCGCCTTTCTAATATTCTAATTTCTTTTCAGAAATTTTaatgattcatttttttttattctacAAGTGTAAAGTTGTGCTTTATGTTACCATCAATTTTTGCtattttatttaatctttatattATGACACTATACTAAGTTATTGTTTGTACTTTGGTTAATGAAGTAATTATAATGTAGTTtttacattatgtgattttttaccctccaatatattatttaaagtatACTTTACTATCAACATAACCCTTGCACcttattttggtgcaagtgctactGGTAGTTTCTTCTTGTATGATATCTTATTTATTGTGTGTTAGATTTTCTACATGTTCATATATCTATTAATTATTTAGGGCTTATTTGTTATGTTCTTTATTCTTTGATGCTTATCTAAAATTTAGTTTTGAAGTTTGGTCTTTGTTCCTTTTCATCTATTGGAATATATGAATAAAGTTGATGTCAAGATTAGATATTAACACAATTTATTATTGAGATAATATAGGAAAGCAATAGTTTTAAACAATGTCTTGAAGGAAAAGGTAGTTATAACATAGGAAAGTAATAGTTTTAAAGTATTAGAATATATGAATAAAGTTGATGTCAAGATTAGATATTAACACAATTTATTATTGAGATAATGTAGGAAAGCAATAGTTTCAAACAATGTCTTGAAGGAAAAGGTAGTTATAACATAGGAAAGTAACAGTTTTAAAGAATGTCTTGAAGGAAAAGGTAATTAATTCTAATAATTCTTATCTTGTTTCTACAAGGTACACTATTAAAGAAATCAAGTTATTTTTATTAGATAAGTTGCTAAATAGTATTTTGAAGTCTTAATTGTAATCTTATTCATATAATACATTAATATCTAGTCGTGACTATCTGATTTTCAAATTTCTCATTTTCTAGATGACTAAACAAAATGCTTTAAATTTGAAGCATTTGTCAATTCACACCTCAACTTACACCTCTTATGTTATCAACCCCCCTCCCCCACATAATAAACTCTtcaaatttatttcaaaaacttcaaATATGCAAATATACATATCAATGATCATTTGCCCCACCAAATAACTTTATTACATCATTTAATATTAATATGCTTTATTTACACCCAATGTATGTATGTACGTGTATGTATATACACCATCGACATAACCCTTGCACCTTGaattggtgcaagtgctagtatttAAGATTTCATGTTAACATGTTCACACCATTCACTCTATGCTACTAGGATAGACTAACCTCTCAACATAAAAATAATTCTATATTTTCAAAACATAATAAATAACTTTTTTTAATtagaataataaaaattaaataattcttatttaAAAGATCATTTTTAAAAACTAATACTAAAAATTATAGACAAAATTATCTGTATTTTGAATAAATATCTCTGAAAAAACACCAAATGCAATTACTCTGAAAACAACTATATTAAATTTGTGATATAAatctataataattatttatttattttaatgtactACGTGAATTTGCTTATATTCTTAACAATTGTAAAAGTAATAACTTCAAAACTATTATATTTATAATTACTTATATATAACATGTATTGAAAAATGTATGCAGTTATAATTAAAGGTTCTTCTCGGTTGACGATTAATCAAACGTAGCCAAATTGGAATAGTTGTATGTGGTCATTTTACTTTATCTAGAGACGAAATCCCTGGAGAAGAAATACAAAAAGTAGTTGGCACGCGCACGAAGCACAAACGACCAGTCGTCACCGACTACAATAATTACTACCTCAAACACACCGTCACCAAAACCAAATGTTCGAACCTCCCATCACAAAACAATCAGGCATTGAGGGATTTGTCTTTGTAGGGATCAATTTTTATCTGATAAGACAAGTATTTCACATTATAAAAATCAGAATACATCGGTCTATTTGATCCTGACAAAACAGGTATCTCACATTATAAATATCAGAATACAACTGCATcatgatttttaattaaattaataaatataaaataagtgTCTTGTCCGGTGCAAATCGATTCCTGTGTAGACATCACGGAAACAAATAAAAGGCAATATTATATACAATTCTAATCAAACTATGGTTAGTAAATAGTTAtagtttcaaaataaataaaaaatccatTTCAGAGATAAATATAATCATGAAGATAGAAAAGACCATAGTAGTAAAAATCTTTGAAAATAAATGGTAAAAGAATCTTTAAAAAATTGTGATTTAAATGGGAAAATATCAAAATGGAGTTAATTAAAAAAATTGGGTTAGAGCTAGCAAAAGATAAGGAATAAGCAGCCactgaaatttaaaattaaaaaaaaaaaagtaattttttaaaccaaaaaaatcatgaaaaaaactCAAGATTCAATTTTCTGCTAATTAAATCATGTTAAAATTGTAATTTTCCAGGAATAATATTTTTATGAGAAATCACAATTTAAGGGGAAAACCCATTTTATGGTCAAATTCCAAAAAATTGTGATTAACACTAGTTTCTAACAGCATCTGCTAGTTGCTACGGTGCGATGAACAATTAGAGAAAAAAAAGGCAtgaaaacaaatcaaaagagcatatgataacacatggatttttaaaaattaaggaaaaccattatttacaatcaaattttacaacttctgtCAAAACCACAACGTCAAACACAAAACGATTCCAGAGTAACTGGTTTCCTAAAACACAACAGCTTTATGATAGCGTACACATTAAAATAGTAAGTTAGGAGCAATTAAACAAATGGTCAATTAAGAAACAATTGAAACAAGTAATTTCAAGCAACGCCATGAAAAAATGGCATATATCAAAATGATGTTCCCACCATGAAGTGTTATTTGCAATAAGACGAGTTTACACTAACAACGTTTTTGCAACGAAACAAAGCTCAGACATAATTGGAGCTAATAAGAGAACAAAAACATCCTCCAGATACGTGATCCACTGTGTCACAGCCGTTTGTCATTTGAAAAGATAATTTGGAATCATCCTATGAAAATCTTGACTCTCTACCAATTGCCAAAGAATCTACCCTATAAAGCACTTCAGACTCTTAGAGTGCTCAGATTTAGAAAGAATGTTTTAAATACGATCGATTTTGGAACTCGAAAGAATTCTGGTAAGTTCGAAGCTGGTAAGGATAACATAACATCTCACACATCAGCTGTGAGGAATGATCCACTAAGAGATATCTGCAAACAAAATATGCATCACGTTAGATTGAAATCAAATAATTCAAGATCATGTTATGTGTTGAAGATTATAATTGCCAGTGGCCATACCTTCTCCCCTAGTTTAAAAGGGGGAAGTCCTTTGTATGGACAACCTGAACAGCGAAATGCATCTCCAAGAGAACACTGGAATTTGAAAAGGAATAAATCACATAAGAACAATGGCAAATACAACTGTTTTATCAAAACAGCAAACACTGCAAATACTTTCAAAACTTTCAGAGCAACAATCAGAGTTTTAGCAATGGGACAAAATACAACATCGTTAAGTTCATATCTTATTAATCTAAAAAATACTGTAATAAGACACTTGAGCCATCCATTTTAAACTGGCTGTGTGAACATCAGTCTTAGAGAGTCCCATGATGTCCCCATGTGACTACTGTAAAGAGACTAACTAGAAACAATTTATAATATAGAATATCAGAAGACACCGACTTTAAATCAAATATGGGTAATAAAGGCTAACGTACATTTCCACATGAAGATTGTGGGTTGTCCAACTGATCTGGCGTCAACTGCAACTTCTCCTGCTTCTGTTCCATTTCAGCTCTGCCACATACACAGTTTTTACAAGCTTTCCTTCCTGCCTTACCTACTTCACAATCATCAGCTGTGCAGCAAGTAAAAGACGAACTTATTTAGTTAGAAGCAAATAGAACATATTTATTACATCTTTTGACACAACCTTTAGAAAGTAAAGCCATACAAGTTACATACtgaaatacatacatatcatattCATAGTAACATAAATCTTTCTCAGAAATAACTTGCAAACTTAAAGATAAagagttattaaattaattaagattTAATTGGGAAAAAATCAACAAATTAAAAAACTACAGAAATATTGATTAAGATTTAATTGGGAAAAAATCAACACATTAAAAAACTacagaaattttcaaaaaactagagaaaaactacatctaaaaaattaaaaaatgcaaagaTTTGAAGTGCACCAATTTTTCCAACATTTTCAGTTGACCAATCAATTCAGAAAACCAGTGATTTTTTTCACAAAAAGAACAGCAACAGTGGGGGAGGCCCCATTAATAGTGATTTTGCGATAATTACTAAAACTATGATCATATTGATATGGTCATAATACTAATACAAATCTTAGATATCATATGCTGATTATTGCACCTGGTCATCACAAGATAGTAGTCTGTAGATACTTGATTTACATCAGAACCTAATGTTCGTCACCCTCTTATAAAACTGAATATGCTGCATTGCCATCAAGTTCAATAATTTTCAAACAATGTTATTAGGACCTTTAAGACTTgacaattttttagcattttttgttACAATCAGCATGCTGTAAATAGACATAACCTCCAAAGCTTCACAATTATCAATCTCAAATTccaactcaaaatattatgccaaCAACTTTGCGGAGCATCACTCTAACAACACAGAAAAGTCATCTTTTCCTCCTAGCCTCTTTGTTTAAGCTTGTAAGCATTCACTTTTACAGAGCCTCGACATGGCTTGAAAATCTTTAATCACTaaagaaacaagacaaaaaaaTCTAACTTATTTTCCCCCACCATGTCTCTATTTAGAAACAACATTTTGGTATAGCTTAGCTTCTGAAATTTAGCTCAAATGAATTTTGAgtcaaaataagcaagaaatggACAATCTTGCATAAAAGAATCCACtgcaaacattaaaaattaaatgatcTCTATTTCAATGTAAGGGGCCCACTGCTTAGTGTGCATACTCCGTAAATGTAAAAACCAGAAATCTTAATGTATTTCTGGAATCAACTGTCTAATACTAAAATTGTCTAAGGTTCAGAATCTCTCTACAAAACCCATCATCAATGTAAAGGAAAAATTCTAACTAATGTGACTTTGACTGGATATACACATTTTTGAAGCTTTTTAACTCTAGAGCATTTATAATAAGTATACAGAAGATTTTAGAACATGGAAAGGCATGCAATGGTAAACTCCTATTTCAAGCAAGTAAACTCCTATTTCAAGCAATATAAAAGAACAAGGCCACATAATAAAACATTTCAAAATATTCAGGAGTGTCCACTCGTAGAATAACAATCCAAGATTCAAAGTACTAAACAACATTGAGAATGACAAAAACAACAAAGAATGGAAGCAAAACAAGACATGCCATTGACTCATTGTCTTTTGTAATTACTGGCATAACTTGCAAAGTTTTACAAAATACTTTCATTTTTAATATAAGTTACAAATTTGTTGACAAATCAAAAGCTTATAAAAAGCTAAAAAATGGTGTTTGATGTTCAAATTTCTGTCTAGTTCTGGTAAACCGTGTGGATTAAATCTCCCAAACACATAAGACTTTAAGCCCATTAGAAATTTATCTTAAGGATTGCCTCAACAACTAGACTAGAGAATTACAGGCTTCAAATGCTAAAATTAAGCGAACAGATTTCAAATAGAATGAAAAAACATACAGTTTTATTTTTCATCTGCTATTAAAACCATTTGTTCAAACAATAGGTGTAATTATGATATGTCTatcaagtcctatcataaatctaGATGAGTCATGTTTATTGAGCTCAACAATATAGTAAAATCAAAAGCATAAAAGATGGCTAGATGTTAGTgttttttatgagatttttataAATCTAGATGAGTCATGTTTATTGAGCTCCACAATATAGTAAAATCAAAAGCATAAAAGATGGTTAGATGTTAGTgttttttatgagatttttaaaTGTAGCCGTTACAATAATTCACAAACAACAAAGCTCAAAGACTATGTATTGTTCATAttttgagaaaagaaaaagaatttaaGGCAAATTTTCAGAAGAGAAAAAAACAcaattggcaaaccctaaattcatAAATTTGATACAGACCAGGTGGCATTTCAGGCTTCTTCAAGTCTTCTTCTGTCAATAAGCTGTCCTCGTCAATGAGATCATCCATGTCATCTTGTATTTCAATTTTAAAGGCTGGCAGCACATTGCTCTTGGGCACAATTTCAGGTTTCTCGGCAATTTTCTTTTTGAGCGTGAAGGATGATCCAGTTGCCCAAGCAGGCTTTTGGGCTTTCACTACCAGTGACCCAAGCCCACTGACCTCAACATCTATCCTATCATCAACAACAAATCCAGCTAGCAGAAGGTTTCGTTCCAAGGTAATCTTAATCTGCTTAGCATCCtgaaaatatatttttctccattaagataattaaatcagacaatcaaacaaatgagaTACAAGTGCCAAAAAACCTAACAGATTCCAGGAGTCATCAACCATATTACAAGATTTGTGAAAATGATACAACACATGCAAACAGTTTGCAGAACCAGTTGAATAaaatgcaatgccaaaacactcaAAAAAGATTGAGCAAAATCAGAGAAATCATCAAATATTGGTCTTGAGACACTAGTATTTGAAGatataatgcaaaaaaaaaatcaaaataaatcacAGAATTGTTGACCCCTTTGACAttggttttggcattgatgtcgGTTTGCTCATATTGTGACAGTTTGCTCATTTTCATATTGTCCTGTGCGGTGACATGACACAGGTTTGATTTGGTATGGTATAAATCTTTCAGGTGACACATAGGTTTGATTTGGTATGGTATACATCTTTCAGGTGCACTATGGATATGTGTTTTCCGTATCAGTACGGGCTTTGACATTTGATGGTCACAGAGTTTTGAAAAGACATACAAGTTCATTTCATATGTGATATGACATTTGGTTATGCAGTTCTTGCAAATGCTATTCTTTCTAAGGTATTGTTGTCTGTTTCATAAAGCATCTCTATAAGTGATAATGCTTTATTGGTTATTGTTCTGAAAGTATTAATGACTTATTAGCATTTTGTTTGAAAAGTAATTCAATACTTATTTGAATAAGGATTGATAAAGTTGTTAGCATTTTTCAGAGTACTGGGAGAGATGTATTTGCTCTACTTACCTTAGGACATTTATGAACAAAAGTGTATAtgaaataaaagttttttttttcgaAATCATTGTTCACGTATAATTTTTTGCAAAGACAACCATTTTGGAGAGCTCAAGCTTGAAACCCTAGCCAACATGCTCAAGGCATGGCAGAGAACAGATGATTGAGGTTTTGTTGATGATTCTTCGAGCTGAAAATGGTTAACTGTTGATGTTAAATGGAGTGCAGTGATTTTGTGGAATTTGGAGCTAGGTGGTTATGCTGGCAGCACTCAAACCTCACATGGATACACCGGTAACTCTGCCATCAGTCAAAATAATTTGGTATGCACCAGTGCAGTTATTAATAACAGTCAAACGCTTACTGTTTTATGGTTGAATAATAAAAAATTGTTTTGGGGGTTGCACAAATGatttgattttaatataccttcaTAGGGTTTCATACAAGTTAAAGTTCCAGCGGGATTAGTTTGTCATTGCAGTAACTTCTTATAACTAATTTCCAGAGCACTTCAAAAAAGGTTTTTCATTCTCATGAAAGGGGTTTAGTGAAAAAGAAGTGTGATGTGCAGAAGTATATGTGGTTTTACCTTTGCTCTGAGGAATATCTTGTAATGCAGTTGTTATGTTGATCATAGAACAGGGTTATCAATTTTCAGCATCTTCAAATTGTATTCAGAACAGCAGATATATGTATTTCTTGAAAGCTGCTTTAAAAAGGCTTCTTGTATGTTACAAACATTGATATTCCTTTTTGAAACCCTGTTGCAAAAGTTGTAACTATGTGGACACAGTTCCTATATTAATTTGTTATGTGTCTGATGGGCTTCTGTTAGTGAAGTCTGTGAGATACACAGCATATTAATATAGTGTTATGAAATGTACTCCAGAGAAACAGAGTATCCCTCTGTATGTTATTCTCTCATATAGCTGGATATGTTTCAGGTTCTTGTCAGTGAGACATTCTGACCTTTATTATCAGTGAGATTTGGTGTTACTTTTTCTGTGAGGTATTATAAGCCAGTGAGGCACACTATTTGCCAGTGAGGCACATTATAAAACAGCCAGTGAGGCATTTTTGAGTGGTTTTTATTCTccatgagggttttccactcagGACAATTTTTGTGTCATGTGGTGTTACTTTGATGTGCTGGATCCTCATGTCCATTTGCTTATCATGTGTCATTCAGTTTGTTTTTTTCCTAAGTTTATTTCATCTGCATGAACACATATCCATCATATATTATTGTTTGTAATAATGTCATCTGCTCATCTTTGTTATAGTCAATCAAACTTCACAGCTAATCTCTGAGTTATGGTATCTAAAGTTTGTGTGAATATCTTTACTCGTAAGTCTTATACTCA from Cryptomeria japonica chromosome 3, Sugi_1.0, whole genome shotgun sequence harbors:
- the LOC131032541 gene encoding anamorsin homolog 2, translating into MDSKSSALVLTDSVTLNASVVTWIYEKIPEKAKDLNIITQAARLEGKLNLDSSSLDAVISVSENLDFHSQTWLLELTRVMKSNGIIFLKTNVSSNLDAKQIKITLERNLLLAGFVVDDRIDVEVSGLGSLVVKAQKPAWATGSSFTLKKKIAEKPEIVPKSNVLPAFKIEIQDDMDDLIDEDSLLTEEDLKKPEMPPADDCEVGKAGRKACKNCVCGRAEMEQKQEKLQLTPDQLDNPQSSCGNCSLGDAFRCSGCPYKGLPPFKLGEKISLSGSFLTADV